One part of the Cyanobacteria bacterium GSL.Bin1 genome encodes these proteins:
- a CDS encoding energy-coupling factor transporter transmembrane protein EcfT yields the protein MLNPFASRKRSFLVRVNPLAKIAASLVFTSIAFALQEIQTAGLVASVFIFLMLWEVKLTLRLILITIALLMIFTLIAVGLSQGDWNFAIANTFRLLAITLPTPLLSATTPPASLVRALQVLRLPSFLVLSVMLTWRFLPLMQRETTRIIEANQLRGIDLSRQPRYLVSGLFIPLIFRIVSYADEVAIGLETRGYDPDSPRSMSQPLTWSFSDTLFTLSCFGLLWGIFYV from the coding sequence ATGCTTAACCCATTTGCCTCTCGTAAACGCAGTTTTTTAGTCAGGGTTAATCCGCTAGCTAAGATTGCAGCTAGTTTAGTTTTTACGAGTATTGCCTTTGCTTTACAAGAGATTCAAACTGCAGGCTTAGTGGCAAGTGTATTTATTTTCCTGATGCTTTGGGAAGTTAAATTAACTCTGCGCTTGATTCTGATAACGATCGCGCTACTAATGATTTTTACTTTAATTGCAGTTGGTTTATCCCAAGGAGATTGGAATTTCGCGATCGCGAACACCTTTCGTCTTTTAGCGATTACTCTCCCCACACCATTACTTTCTGCAACCACACCGCCAGCATCTTTAGTCCGTGCTTTACAAGTGTTACGCCTTCCCAGTTTTTTAGTGTTAAGTGTGATGCTAACGTGGCGTTTTTTGCCCTTAATGCAGCGAGAAACCACCCGCATTATTGAAGCGAATCAGTTGCGAGGAATTGATTTAAGTCGTCAGCCTCGCTATTTAGTTTCAGGATTATTTATTCCTTTAATTTTTCGCATTGTTTCTTATGCGGATGAAGTCGCGATCGGGCTGGAAACGCGCGGTTACGATCCCGACTCACCGCGCAGTATGAGTCAACCGCTAACTTGGTCTTTTTCTGATACTCTATTTACCCTGAGTTGTTTCGGATTGTTGTGGGGAATATTTTATGTCTAA